In Pantoea cypripedii, the DNA window CCCCCCATCATCTCGATGTGATCGTGCGCTGTCTGGAATACGGCGTCGCGGTGATTTGTGAAAAAGCCCTGGTCGAGTCCGTCGCCAGCGCTCAGGTGGTGCAGCACACCCTGCAACGCACCGGCGGTCGCCTGTATGTCACGTATAACTACAGCGGTTACCCGATGGTCCGTGAATTACGCCAGCGTATCCTGGCAGGGGAACTCGGCGATATTCAGCAGGTTCTGGTAGAAATGCCGCAGGAAGGCTTTAGCCGCCGCAATCCGGCAGGCGAAGTCGCGCGCCCGCAAAGCTGGCGGCAATCCGACGGTGTCATCCCTACTGTTTCTCTCGATCTGGGTGTGCACGTCCATCAACTGGTGGATTTTATCGTGCAACGCCGGGCAACCGATGTATATGCCATCAACAGCCACTTCACCTCGCTGCCCAATATCATCGATACCGTCCATGCTGTTTCCCGGTATGAAGACGGCCTGGTATGCCAGTATTGGTATGGCAAAGCGGCCCTTGGCTACCGCAATGGCTTACGCATCCGGGTGATGGGTGATAAAGGCAGTGCCGAATGGCTTCAGGTTGAACCGGAGACGCTGAAACTCAGCAACGCGCATGGGCAGGTCACGTTAATTGATCGCACCGATAACGCCAACCGCATCGCTAACCTGCCACGCTACTGCCGCTTCAAAGCCGGTCATCCTGCCGGGTTTATCGAAGCCTTTGCCAACTATTACGTGGATATCGCGCACAGTTTGCGCGGCGAGCATAACGATTACAGCCAGGGCATTGAGACCGCGTTGAGTGGCTTAACTTTTCTTGAGAAGACCCAGCGCAGTGCCACGCTGCATCAGCCGGTCACGCTGCTGGATCTGCTCAGCCAGCCGGTTACCGCCGCCAGCTAACCCTGCCTCATCCCCCTCTCCCCAGGTCAGGGGAGAGGGGGTTTTTAGTTATTTTCAGGCTGCGGCGATTTGGCTGGCTGCCAGCACAATATCAATAATGCGCGTCTGCTCAGCTTCGGTCAGGGTTGGATGGATCGGCAGGCACAGCACCTGTTGTGAGGTTTCGCTCGCCACCGGCAGATTGTCAGGATGGGATGAATCGTAGCCTTTGTACATCGGGAACTGCGAAATCAGCGGATAGAAGTAGCGACGCGCATAGATCCCCTCATCCTTCATACGCTGGTACAGCTGATCACGTGACAGCGGGAAGTGTTCCGGATGGATAAACAGCGGGCAGTAGGCGTAATTCCACTCGGTTTGCGCATCGGCGTGCAACAGCGACACACCGGGTACGCCAGCCAACGCTTCTACGTAGCGCTGATAAATCCGCTGACGCACCGCAAAAGCCGCATCAACGTGTTTAAGTTGCAACATGCCAAACGCCGCCTGAAACTCGCTCATCTTGCCATTGATACCCGCCGCTACGACGGTGGTTTCGTCCGCAAAACCGAAGTTTTTCAGGTAATCAATACGGCGTTTAATTTTCTCATCCGGACAGATAATCGCCCCGCCCTCAAAGGTGTTAAACACTTTAGTCGCATGGAAACTCAGCACCGATAAATCACCATGATTGAGGACGCTGACTCCATCGCGTTTCACCGCGAACGCATGAGCAGCGTCATAAATCACCCGCAGACCGTAGGTATCAGCAATGCGCTGGATCGCATCGGTATCACAGGGAATACCGTAGCAATGCACCGGCATAATGGCGCTGGTTTGCGGTGTAATGGCGGCCTCAATTTTGGCCGGGTCGAGGTTGCAGGTGACCGGGTCAATATCGACAAACACCGGTTTAATACCGTTCCACAGCAGCGAGTGCGAAGTGGCGACAAAGGAGTAAGGCGTGGTAATCACTTCCCCACCGATTCGCAAAGCCTGCAACGCCGTCATTAAGGCCAGCGTACCGTTGGAGAACAGGCAAATATGTTTGACCCCGAGGTACTCCGCCAGCGCTGCTTCCAGCGCCTGATGATAAGGCCCCCCGTTGGTGAGATATTTGCTCTGCCAGATATTCTCCAGGTAAGGAATAAACTCCTCCAGCGGCGGCAACAACGGGCTGGTCACCAGAATGTTTTTATTGTCGTAATGTGGCGCGATCTTTTTCATCAAAACCCCCTGTGGGCGGTGTTATGTGTCACGGTCAGGAAAAATGGATACCAGCCTGCTGCCAGAAGGTCGCAAGCCCGTCAGCGGTTAACTGATGCGCGGTATCAGGCGCAGGTACCGGCGGCAATTCAGCCTGCTGGTGCCAGTCGCGCAGTGCGGTTATCCAGAGATTTTCTTTGTTACGGATATGGCTCGCCGACCCACGGTGCCGGAGTGACGCAATGTCGCTGCACAGCACCGGCAGACCTGCTGCCTGGTAATGGAGTAATGCCAAATCATCTTTGCCACGGTTTTCGTCGAGATGGAGACGAAACAGCACCGCCATGTTGACGTGAAGACTGGCGAGTTCATCGGCCGAAACCGGACCCGGGGCAGCACGATGGATTTCGCTGATCGACTCAAGCCAGCTGGCCGGTGCTGCCCCCCGGATCACCCAGTCGATAAATGTTGACGTTTCGCCCACCACACGGGCAAAAAAGCGTATATCCGCCGCGCTCAGTTCGCTGGTGTCACACAACACCCGCAGGCGTGCGTGACGCGGGGCACTGCTGGGCCGTGTTTCTGGCATCATCACCTGCGACGGCAGCAGAAACGTGCTTTGCTTACGTTTTTGCAGCCAAAGCTGTGATTCTCCACTCCACACCAGCCAGCCATTCAGCCAGCTCGCCTGTAACAAATCCGAGCCGGATTGCTGGGTAACGCTGGCTTCCGGCAGGACATAGCATTGGCAGCCGCTCAGATTCACCATCGACGCGATGTTGTCCTGTTGTCGTTCGGCGACATCGGCCGCAACGATCAACACATCCGGTTGCAGACGCAGCACCACCCAGGGGGAAAAGGCGTCATAAGTCAGCAGCGCAATCTGTTGCTGCTGTGCCATCAGAGTCAGGATCTGCAGCAAGCGCGCGCTATTTGGCTTATCTTGATCGTCATGCACAAAAGCCACTCGGGGAATTTTTGCCTCGCTAAAGGCGGGCCAGGTTTGTTTCAGGCTCTCATCAACGCTGAAAGGATCACCGTGCAGCGAGTAATTAAGGGGATAGCCAGGATCGCACAGCAGGTCACGCCCCCAGTGCTGGCGCAGTCGGCTGGCCTCCGGTGACGAAGAGTTGAATCCGCGCGCATTGCCCCTTGTTGCCACCACGCTGTGCGGTGTCCAGATGCTGCGATAACCGGCCTGGGCAATTTTCAGGGCAAAGTCGATTTCCGCTACCGCAGGGTCGCTGTAACCTTCGTCCAGTCCCCCCAGTTGCTGCCAGCAACGTTGACGGATTAACAGGCACTGCCCATTCAGCAGCCGTGACTGACGATCGCTTTGCAGGTAACCACCCATCACCTGCGAGTCCCAGCGTTCGCCGTGACCAATATGCCCGGCCAGCCCGCGGTGACCGGCAATAACCCCCGCCGAGAGAATATGCTGTTCGCTGTGGATCAACTTCGGTCCCACCATCGCCACTTCCGCTCGCAGCGCATGGTTCATCAACGCGGCCAGCCAGTTATCCAGCAGGAAGATCAGCTGCGGCTCAATAAAGCACAGATATTCGCCACTGGCCTGCGCCGCTGCGGCGTTGCGCAGTGCCACCGGCTGCCAGCCAGCGGCCACCTCAATCACACGAATCCGTGCTGGATCGATGGTGGCCAGCCCCGCCAGCCAGTTATTCAGCGTACTATCGTCATGCTGATGATTGACCACCAGCAGTTCGGTATGCGGCCAGTTATTATGTTGCAGCAGGCTGGTGATGGCGTGCTCCAGCTGGGCCAGCGAATTGCCCGCCAGCAGGATCAGCGAGACCTGTGGCAGCGCATCATGGCCATACAACAACTGCATGATCTGGCCCGGCTGGATGTGCACCTGGGCGGCGGGATAGCCCATCAGATGCAGGCCATGCTCCAGCACCCGCGCCGTCTCCAGACTCTCGTCTTCGCTCAGCTGCGGCTCAGGCAAAATACTCAACAGATCCGGGTAATGCCGGATCGCCCCAGCACCTGCGTGTAATGCGATCAGCTGCATCAGAGACACTTCAAATGCCTGCGGATATTGCCGCGCCTCACCCAGCCAGCGTTGCAGTGCCTCGCGTGCCAGCAAACATCGCTTCAGCCAGGATGCAGGCGATGCGCTGAACAGATCCCAGTCCCAGTGCGGTTTCAGATGTGGCACGGCTGCGCCCGCCGCGTTCAGCCACAGCTCGTCGCTGTACACCGCCAGGGCATCCGTTTGTCGGTTAAGGAAATGGGCCAGTGCCGGCCAGCTTTCCGCGCTGTAAAAACTGCCCGCAGGGAGGCAATGTAACCAGTCAAATGTGGCTGTGGCGCTGGCGTGTTGCAGCCAGTTGAGCCACTCATCAGCATGAATCGCCAGTATGTCCGCAGGCAGGGTCATCTCCTGCGCCGCAATCACCACCACCTGCACAAACGCAGGCCGTTGCGCCAGGGTGTCAAGCGTCAGCAAGAGATGCTCAGGATGGTCGGCATCGTTAAACACCGCCACCAGGATACGCGGCGAGCTGGCTAATGCCAGCCTGTTATGCAGAGCTGGTGTCAGGCTACGTTGTACCAGCCAGTTTTCCAGCCGCCCCTGCCTCAGCGCCTGCTGGTGCTGGCGGAGCTTCTGCTGGGTCATATCCACCAGTTGCTGGATCTGCGCCTGCGTCTGCTCACGGCGCGCCAGTAAGGTATCGCGCATCTGCCACAGATTGGCACGCACGGCCTCAAGGGTCTCTGGCTGGTCATCCCAGCAGATACCGATGGCGCCATTTTCGGCCAGCGTCGCCTCGGTCAGGGCATATTTTTCGTAACCCGCTGCCGTCAGCGCGACCACCGGGCTGCCACACAGAATGGCCAGTAAGGCCGTACCGGATGATTCAAAGGTATAAAACGTTCGTGCCTTTTTGAGCTTCGCGGCCAGTTCGGCTAGCGTCAGTGGATGCCGCATCGAGAGGATCTCAATACCGGGCGGTAAAGCAGCGAAATCAACCGCGGAGGGGGGCACGCGGTTCAGATAGAGAATGTCGCAATATTTTTCTGGTTGATCGTCCTGGAACAGCTCCAGGTCATAAAACTCGATGTTTAACAGGCGGGGATTTGCGTATTTACCGGCAAACTCCGGGCGGAACCAGAAAAACAGATCATCAGGACCGGCCTCCAGGCTATTGCCGTTAATCACCCCTTCCTGGTTGAGCATATAGCGCACCACCACCGGTGCCTGAAGAGGGTTGCCGCTCACCACTTCCGGGTAAATAGCGGCAAACAGGCCGCCACGCTGCCGGTGCTCCCACAATTCTTTGCCACTGACTGCCGGGGTATTCCACGCCGGATTCACGGTGCAATTGACCATCCATGCCTGCCTGCCACTTTCATTCAACAGGTGACACAAGCGATGCATCACCTGAATGCCAGCCGAAGACTCGCGATAGTCCGGTGCAATAATGAAATAGGGAAAGTTTTCGTCCTGAATGGTGGTCATCGTCGTGTGCTTCTTCTGTCGCTGATGGTGCCCGGAAAATATTCCCTATAGTAGCGACCCCGCCCTGCCACCAATCCCAAAAACAAAGGGCAAAAACGGGGTATTTCCTGCGCTATCAGGCAGTCCAGGCTTTTAACCAGTTATCCAGGTGCTTACCGGTCAGCATCCACTCCTCCCGCACCAGGGTTTGCAGGGCAAGACCATTGCGCTCGCTGGCATCGGCATCACTGAGGTGCATACGGATCGCATCCACCCAGTCTTTAAAGCGATTCTTGACGCGGGTAACCGGCATCTCGGTGTGGCGATAGCACTCCACATCACTACAAATCACCGGAATACCGCAGGCACCGTACTCCATCAGACGCAGGTTGCTTTTGCAGATGTTAAAGATGTTGTCTTCTACCGGTGCCAGCGCCAGATCGAGATTGAGCGCGGCTAACGCCGCCGGATAGAGACTGATGTCGACACCCGTATGATGTTCATGCACGTAAGGGCGCAGTTTTTCCGGACACATGCCCATAAACACCCACTCCACCTCATTCGCCAGCGTCTTCACTACGTCGGCAATCATCTCCAGATCGCCCTGATGGCTGGCACCACCCGCCCAGCCCACGCGCGGTTTGCGCCCTTGTCCGCGCAGGCTATGCAGGTTGCCCCACCAGTTCACCGGCAGACGGTTCAGCACCACCTGGATATCGGGATGGTAAGTGGCGAGCGACTCGGCCAGCGGCGGTGTCGAAACCACAAAACGGTCAAAGTAGCTCAGGCTTTTGCGCAGCAGTCCGGAGATCTCCTGGCTGAAATTGGCACGGTTGTAGTGCTTCATTGGCAGGTTGAGGATGTAATCGTCCAGTTCGAACACTTTAAACATATCCGGCATCTTGCCCGCACGTTCAATCCAGCTATGGAAGGCCGGTGCGTAACGGCGTTGGATGATCAGGCTGTCGGGACGATACTGGGCCACTTCGCTCAGATTGAGCAACGATAACGAGGCGTTGCCCTGCGCCTTGCCCTCCACCTGCATCGCATACAACGGCTGCAGCATGCGGTAATGACCACAGCCAGCGGTATCGGAGTGATGCAACAACAGTTGTGGCAGCGCGGGACGTTTCACCGGGCGCCAGCTCATTTCACTGTCGTTGCTGATATCAAAGTGGCGGCTACGGAGTGACAAATTGGTGTTATAGGCGGGGTCATGCCCCACCAGCGGCAGCCAGCGTTGCAGCAATTTGTCTTCTTCCTGCTGCCTGAGTTGGGCGGCAGTCTTGAGCGCGACACCCGCAAAAGGACTTTTGCGTTCGGCAGCACGCATGATACGTGCGTAAGGAGTCCAGACCGTGAGATAACCCTGTTCGCGCGCACGCAGACACAAATCCACATCGCTAAACAACGTCTGGCTTTCATCGAAACCGTTAAGCGCCGCAAACACCGCAAAACGCACCAGCATAAAATCGCCAGACACGGCGCTGTAATTCTGATCGAGATGCAAACGGCCCAGTGCACTGGGATCTTTATCGTCATGGCCACGCAGCACATCGCCCACCACGCCATTGATGCCCAGAACATAACCCGCGTGACGCACTTTATTATTGGCGGAGAGCTGCTTACCACCAACAATCGCCACTTCCGGGCGCTGCCCATGATTAAGCAGATTGTCCAGCCAGTCGCCATCCGCAATCGCCAGCTCACTGTGCATAAACATCAGGTATTCACCCTGCGCCTGCTCTGCTGCCAGATTACTCATCGCGCCCTGATGCCATGGATGCGGGTATTGAATAACGCGAATACGTTGCGGATCCACCGTGGCAATGGCACCCAGCCAGTTGTCGCGTTCCGGGCTGTGCTGGCAGTCAGCCACAATCAGCAGCTCGTAATGCTGATAGCGCGTCTTCTCCATCAGCGTCGTCACACAGGTAATCAGGGCCGGCAGACTTTGCCCGGCGAGGATCACGATCGAGACTTTTGGCTGTGCCTCATGGTTGTAGCGCAGACGATAGTTGTAGTAATTGTCGAGGGCGATTTCGGCATTGGCGTAACCGCGATTTTGCAGGTGACGCTGGATTATCCCGGCATCCACCACCACCTCGCGTGCACGCAAATGCGCCGTCAGTAGCGGTTCTGCCAGGTGCCCCACCACGTTCAACCCTTGCGACTCGATCAGTTTCACCATCAGGTCCAGTTCTGCCGCCTGCGGATAATTGAGGTCAAACCCTTCTGCCGCCAGCAGCAATTCACGGCGGAACAGCCAGTGCTGCGCCATGGTTTTCGGTGAACTGAGCAACATATCGAGGTTGAAATCCGGGCGGAACGCCAGGCCAGAGGGCTCACCGTTAATGAAGAAATACTCATCGGCATATAACGCCAGCACATCATCACGGGATGGCAAGGTACTCGCCAGTGCGATCAGGCCAGAGGCATTAAAACGCGTTCCTGCCTCAACAAAAATAAACCAGTGGGCATCCTGATCGTTGATCAGTTGATTGATTACCGGTAAACGCTGCTCGGCTGATGACGGAAACGCCAGCACACCCGTCTGATTATCGGTGACTGCCCCCACCAGTAATGGGCGCAGCGTCAATAATGGGGAAGCAAACGCGGCCAGCGATGCCAGGGTTTCATCAAGCAGAGCCGCATTTTCCGGGGTGACATTGATGACCACCGCCACGCAGACAGGTTGCGCAACTTCCGCACTCTGCTGCATCAGTGCCGCCTGGTGAGCCGAAGTCAGCTGACGCACCGCATTCCAGTGTTCAAGGGTACTGTTGCTCAGCGCCTGATATTGCTGCTGACGCATATTGTATTGCGTCGTCTGAGCCGGTTGCGTCAGCGAGGTCACCCTGACCATCTCAGACGGGCCTTTGGCATTGATATACCATTGCGCTTTGCGCAGCTGCTGAGTCAGTTTCTCACGGGGGATACGGATGTGATCTTCCCCCTCTTTCAGATGGGGTTGCACATACACGTCTGACACACGCACCGTACATAGCGCTTGCGGGAACCATACCGCATCCCCCTGTGGCAGCAACTTGCTATACAGCACCAGCGCAGCAATTTCGGGTAACGCCTCCCCCTCAAGGCTCAACAGCGCATGGTTATCAGGCATTAACGCCAGTAACATTTCCCTGCGCATCAGCACGGCACTGAGATCACCCAGCAAGTTGTAATCGAGGCGGCACTGGTAACGTAACAGGTCCGTCCCATTGATCAGTCCGGATTGGGGCAAAAACGCGGCGGTGGAGAGGATATCTGGCATCGGTTCACCCGATGCATCAATGCGGTTACGTTTGGATAGCGCCAGCACCGCCTGAGGTGCCATCTCCAATGCACCCACCAGGGTACTGATGGCGTTGCTGGCCAGCACATCTGCATAGCTCAGCACATTAATAAACTCGCCCCGCGCTTCCCGGATCGCTTCGGCAATGGCTTCGGGATGTCGTGCCGGATAAATCAGATGACGAACCGGATGACCCGGTTGATTCAGGTAAGGTTGCAGCAGTTGTGCGACAAATTCTGTACCACTGACGTCAGCCACCAGGATTTCACAGTCAGGATGGTCCTGCGCCAGCGCACTGCTGAGCGCCCCTTCCAGCCAAACGGGAAAATACGCCGTGATAATAATGCTGACACGTGGGGAATGGTTCATGATGGCCCTTCTCTGGCAATGGTTGCGTCAGCCGTCATCGGCACGCAGCAAGACGATTTTTCCTTATCCTAAGGGTTGCCAGCGAATTCAATCCGCCAAGCAGCGCCACGATTTTGCGGTTATTCAGCCATAAAAAAACCCCGCCGGAGCGGGGTTTGGCAGTCATTCGAGACTTACTGCAGCAGAGACAGAACCTGCTGCGGAACCTGGTTAGCTTTCGCCAACACGGAGTTACCTGCCTGCTGGATGATCTGTGCTTTAGACATGTTCGACACTTCTGTCGCGTAGTCCGCATCCTGGATACGGGACTGCGCTTCTGACAGGTTGGTCGTGGTGTTATTCAGGTTAGTGATAGCAGAGTCCAGACGGTTCTGCACCGCACCCAGGCTTGAACGATAGGTGTCAACCTGAGAAATCGCTTTGTCCAGCAGAGCCAGCGGGTCAGCAGTAGATGCACCAGCGAATTCAGCAGTCGCGGTGGTGGCACCGCTGGTGCTCAGGTGAATGGCCATAGTACCGCTGGTTGATTGAGCGGCGTTATTGCTGTTCGCCAGCACGGTACCGCTTACCGCGTAGTTTTTGTCCTGCAGAGTGGTGTAAGCAGTCACGTTACCGCTGCTGTCGGTACCCACTTTAATCAGCTGACCACTTACGGTGGCCGGGCTGCCGCTCGACAGACCATTCGCTGCGTCATCATAAGAAACGTCAACGGTGTTCAGTTCAACTTTACCGGCGTTGTTGCCAGAAGTACCGTCAGTATCAACAGATACAGAGTAGTAATCGCTGCCAGACTGTACCACGTATTCGCTGGTGCCAGAGATCTGGTGCAGAGACAGAGTACCGCTGCTCACGCCCAGTTTGCTTGCCACGTCAGTCAGGTCGATGTCAGTCATTACGCCGGTGCCGGTATCAGCAACCTGAGTAATAGAATCAGTCACATCCAGAGAGTTTTTAGAGACGGAGAAGCCGCTCAGACCCAGAGTTGAAGAGTCAATCTGCTGCAGGTTGATGTCGATAGTTTCGCCATCGTTTGAGCCAACCTGGATGCTCATTGAACCGTTTTTAGACAGCACGTTCACGCCGTTGAAGGTGGTCTGGCCAGACACACGGTCAATTTCGTCGAGACGTGATTTGATTTCGTCCTGGATTGAAGACAGGTCAGAATCAGAGTTAGTACCGTTCTGAGCCTGTACAGTCAGTTCACGGATACGCTGTAAGTTGTTGTTGATTTCAGACAGTGCGCCTTCAGTTGTCTGCGCAGCAGAGATACCGTCGTTGGCGTTACGCGCTGCCTGAGTCAGGCCGTTGATGTTAGAAGTGAAGCGGTTGGCAATCGCCTGGCCCGCTGCGTCATCTTTAGCGCTGTTAATACGAAGACCAGAAGACAGACGCTCGATAGAAGTAGACAGAGCAGACTGGTTCTTGTTGATGTTGTTCTGAGTGATCAGCGAGAGGCTGTTGGTATTAATGACTTGGGCCATGATAAATATTCCTGTTAATCAAGTCTTTCGGTTAAGGTGTGGGCTTCAACCCGCCGGCTTCAGCGCCGTCAAAGTTGTTATCGTCTGCCCTTAAACAACCTTTAGATTTTTTTTAGTACCAGGCAAAAATTTTTCACTTCAGCCTGTCACGCTTATCTTTATCGCCCAGGTCTTGCACTTCTTTAGTGCTGAATGATCACTTTTCTAGCGTCAGAAATACCCTTCTCTATATGCGCTATTCGCTTTATTACTCGCAGGTAAATAATTTTAAACTTTGCCCATCCCAAGCCGATAACCCGGGTATTCACTCTCCGTGTCGACATAAAAAGGAAACAACATGGCAAGTATCTCTACCCTGGGTGTCGGTTCAGGCCTCGATTTAAGTACCATTCTGGATAGTCTGGAAACCGCCGAGAAAGCGTCATTAACGCCGATTTCAGATCAGCAGACGGCATATACCGCAAAACTGAGCGCCTATGGCACGCTGAAAAGTGCTCTGACAACATTCCAGACCGCGAATACCGCGTTAAACAGCGCCGACCTGTTCACGGCAACGACGGCTACCAGCACCTCCTCTGCATTCAGTGCAACAACCTCAGGTAGCACGGTAGCGGGCAACTACACGATCAGCGTGTCACAGCTGGCACAGGCACAGACTCTGACCTCTGCCACACAAACCAGCAACAGCACCGCGCTGGGCGATAGTTCTGCCAGCAGCCGTACCATGACCATTAAACTGGTTGATGGCACCAGCAAAGACATCACCCTGACCAGCGATCAGACTTCGCTGACGGGAATGCGTGATGCGATCAACAGCGCCGATGCCGGTGTCACCGCCACCATTATTAAAACCGGCGATAGCAGCTACCGTCTGTCACTGACCTCGACGGAAACCGGCAGCGACAACGCCGTCAGCAGCATCACGGTCACCGGCGATGATACCTTGCAGGGTATTGTGGGTTATGACTCCACTGCCAGCAGCAACGCCATGACGGAAAGCGTCACGGCGCAAAACGCCAAACTGACGGTGAACAACGTTGAAATTGAGAACAGCAGCAACACCATCAGCGACGCGCTGGAAGGTATTACGCTGAAGCTGAATGACACCACCACCGGCAACCAGACGCTGGCCATCACCAAAGATTCCTCGAAAGCCGACAACGCGATTACCAGCTGGGTGAGTGCCTATAACGCCCTGCTGACGCAGTTCGACACGCTGACCAAATATACTGCGGTGGATGTGGGATCAGACTCACAGGATTCCAGCAACGGTGCACTGCTCGGTGACAGCACCCTGCGTACCATTCAGACCCAGCTGAAAAGCATGCTGACCAATGCGCAGAGTTCGTCCACCTATAAAACCCTGGCGCAGATTGGTATCACCACCGATCCGACATCAGGCCAGCTGGAGCTGGATTCCGACAAACTCTCCACCGCACTGGAAAGCGATGCTGATGGCGTGAAAGAGATGATCGTCGGCGACGGTACCACCACCGGTATCACCACCACTATCGCCACCAACCTGACCAACTGGCTCTCTACCACCGGCATTGTGCAGGCGGCGACCGATGGCGTCAGTAAGACGCTGAATGATTTGACCGATCAGTACAACGACATGAGTACGCGTATCGATAACCTGATCGCCCGGTATAAAACGCAGTTTACTGCCCTTGACGTTCTGATGAGTTCGCTGAATAGCACCAGTAGCTATCTGTCGCAGCAGTTCGACACGTCGTCCAGCAGCTCCAGCAGTAGCTCATCCTCATAAGGAGTGATTCATGTATAGCGCAAATGGCACTCAAGCCTATGCCAAAATCGGCGTTGAAAGCGCCGTCATGAGCGCCAGCCAGCAGCAGCTGGTGGTGATGCTGTTTGACGGCGCGCTCAGCGCGCTGGTTCGCGCCCGCCTGTTTTTACAGGACGGTAATATGGAGGGCAAAGGCCGCTCGCTCTCTCATGCGATCAACATTATCGAAAACGGACTCAAACAGGGTCTGGCAGACAGCAACGGTGATGAACTCACCGAGAACCTGTTAGGGCTGTATGCCTATATGGTACGCCGTCTGTTACAGGCCAATCTGCGAAATGACGTGGAAGCCATCGAAGAAGTTGAAGGCCTTCTGCGTAATATTGCTGATGCCTGGAAAGAAGTCGCTCAACCTCAACACCTTCAGGACGCCGTTTAATGACTATCGCACCGCATCTGATTGCCATTTATCAACAGTTACTCGATCTCAGCCAGGGAATGCTGCGTCTTGCCGCAGACGGCGAATGGGATGAATTGATTACAAAGGAGATGGATTATGTCAGTGCGGTGCAACAGTTAGCCCGATCGACGCAGGATGCGGCACCTTCGCTGCAAACCCAGGAGCAGTTGCGCCCGGTATTGCGCCATATCCTCGACAACGAGAGTGAAGTCAAACGTTTGTTGCAGACCCGTATGGATGAACTGTCACAGCTGGTGGGGCAAACGTCGCGCCAGAAGTCAGTGATGGGTGCCTATGGCAAGCAGGGCAGCGTGCTGGTACCGCGCGAATCGGTCTGAGTTTTACCCTCACGCAGCGGCAGCGAAAATCACTTTTCCGCCGCTGCGTCTTTTTTCCT includes these proteins:
- a CDS encoding glycosyltransferase: MNHSPRVSIIITAYFPVWLEGALSSALAQDHPDCEILVADVSGTEFVAQLLQPYLNQPGHPVRHLIYPARHPEAIAEAIREARGEFINVLSYADVLASNAISTLVGALEMAPQAVLALSKRNRIDASGEPMPDILSTAAFLPQSGLINGTDLLRYQCRLDYNLLGDLSAVLMRREMLLALMPDNHALLSLEGEALPEIAALVLYSKLLPQGDAVWFPQALCTVRVSDVYVQPHLKEGEDHIRIPREKLTQQLRKAQWYINAKGPSEMVRVTSLTQPAQTTQYNMRQQQYQALSNSTLEHWNAVRQLTSAHQAALMQQSAEVAQPVCVAVVINVTPENAALLDETLASLAAFASPLLTLRPLLVGAVTDNQTGVLAFPSSAEQRLPVINQLINDQDAHWFIFVEAGTRFNASGLIALASTLPSRDDVLALYADEYFFINGEPSGLAFRPDFNLDMLLSSPKTMAQHWLFRRELLLAAEGFDLNYPQAAELDLMVKLIESQGLNVVGHLAEPLLTAHLRAREVVVDAGIIQRHLQNRGYANAEIALDNYYNYRLRYNHEAQPKVSIVILAGQSLPALITCVTTLMEKTRYQHYELLIVADCQHSPERDNWLGAIATVDPQRIRVIQYPHPWHQGAMSNLAAEQAQGEYLMFMHSELAIADGDWLDNLLNHGQRPEVAIVGGKQLSANNKVRHAGYVLGINGVVGDVLRGHDDKDPSALGRLHLDQNYSAVSGDFMLVRFAVFAALNGFDESQTLFSDVDLCLRAREQGYLTVWTPYARIMRAAERKSPFAGVALKTAAQLRQQEEDKLLQRWLPLVGHDPAYNTNLSLRSRHFDISNDSEMSWRPVKRPALPQLLLHHSDTAGCGHYRMLQPLYAMQVEGKAQGNASLSLLNLSEVAQYRPDSLIIQRRYAPAFHSWIERAGKMPDMFKVFELDDYILNLPMKHYNRANFSQEISGLLRKSLSYFDRFVVSTPPLAESLATYHPDIQVVLNRLPVNWWGNLHSLRGQGRKPRVGWAGGASHQGDLEMIADVVKTLANEVEWVFMGMCPEKLRPYVHEHHTGVDISLYPAALAALNLDLALAPVEDNIFNICKSNLRLMEYGACGIPVICSDVECYRHTEMPVTRVKNRFKDWVDAIRMHLSDADASERNGLALQTLVREEWMLTGKHLDNWLKAWTA
- a CDS encoding FliC/FljB family flagellin, which translates into the protein MAQVINTNSLSLITQNNINKNQSALSTSIERLSSGLRINSAKDDAAGQAIANRFTSNINGLTQAARNANDGISAAQTTEGALSEINNNLQRIRELTVQAQNGTNSDSDLSSIQDEIKSRLDEIDRVSGQTTFNGVNVLSKNGSMSIQVGSNDGETIDINLQQIDSSTLGLSGFSVSKNSLDVTDSITQVADTGTGVMTDIDLTDVASKLGVSSGTLSLHQISGTSEYVVQSGSDYYSVSVDTDGTSGNNAGKVELNTVDVSYDDAANGLSSGSPATVSGQLIKVGTDSSGNVTAYTTLQDKNYAVSGTVLANSNNAAQSTSGTMAIHLSTSGATTATAEFAGASTADPLALLDKAISQVDTYRSSLGAVQNRLDSAITNLNNTTTNLSEAQSRIQDADYATEVSNMSKAQIIQQAGNSVLAKANQVPQQVLSLLQ
- the fliD gene encoding flagellar filament capping protein FliD, with translation MASISTLGVGSGLDLSTILDSLETAEKASLTPISDQQTAYTAKLSAYGTLKSALTTFQTANTALNSADLFTATTATSTSSAFSATTSGSTVAGNYTISVSQLAQAQTLTSATQTSNSTALGDSSASSRTMTIKLVDGTSKDITLTSDQTSLTGMRDAINSADAGVTATIIKTGDSSYRLSLTSTETGSDNAVSSITVTGDDTLQGIVGYDSTASSNAMTESVTAQNAKLTVNNVEIENSSNTISDALEGITLKLNDTTTGNQTLAITKDSSKADNAITSWVSAYNALLTQFDTLTKYTAVDVGSDSQDSSNGALLGDSTLRTIQTQLKSMLTNAQSSSTYKTLAQIGITTDPTSGQLELDSDKLSTALESDADGVKEMIVGDGTTTGITTTIATNLTNWLSTTGIVQAATDGVSKTLNDLTDQYNDMSTRIDNLIARYKTQFTALDVLMSSLNSTSSYLSQQFDTSSSSSSSSSSS
- the fliS gene encoding flagellar export chaperone FliS, whose product is MYSANGTQAYAKIGVESAVMSASQQQLVVMLFDGALSALVRARLFLQDGNMEGKGRSLSHAINIIENGLKQGLADSNGDELTENLLGLYAYMVRRLLQANLRNDVEAIEEVEGLLRNIADAWKEVAQPQHLQDAV
- the fliT gene encoding flagella biosynthesis regulatory protein FliT gives rise to the protein MTIAPHLIAIYQQLLDLSQGMLRLAADGEWDELITKEMDYVSAVQQLARSTQDAAPSLQTQEQLRPVLRHILDNESEVKRLLQTRMDELSQLVGQTSRQKSVMGAYGKQGSVLVPRESV